Below is a window of Populus trichocarpa isolate Nisqually-1 chromosome 3, P.trichocarpa_v4.1, whole genome shotgun sequence DNA.
tgaggaccaaacttgaaaaaataaaaaaatcaagattatggatccaagaataaaattgaaaaaaacaaattgataaaagGGTAAAGACTTAAGagtcaaaatttaaaatcaaaacattaaagacCTAACCTTAAATGTCATGAAACTTCTAATTGAatagtaaaattgaaaagaaaaataaaattaacaaaagaatccaaaacaaaaaataaaaatcaagagaataaagatcaagtttataaaaataaaaaaccaagattatagattcaataatgaaattgtaaaaaaaaataaaatttaataaaatagttaagaatcaaaatttaaaatcaaaacattaagggtctaattttaaatatcatcaaaatataaattgaagggtaaaataTGATATTACCGTAATAACCCTTGTGAATTTGACAATAATATTTGAACTCTTATAAACTTATTGACTAGCAGTTATGTTGTTCATGggttaaataataatttcaatatgCAAAACACCGAGTGAAACACTGAAATCTTTTTCTTGATTCAATTTAATAGTTGATAAACTAAAATCTCAAAGTGAAATCATTATAACAAAAGTTAAATTATGTGGGGAAATCACTGTAGAACAAGAAACATTTTActgtggattgtaatagtagTTTTACTTTTCATTTCTCATCTTTTTACGAGATTTTCtttggctttcttttttttccacaacGAATGGAGGGCGCCTGCGCCATTAAAAAGGCGTGTGTGACACTTCCCGGTGGTCAAATCTGGTCATCTCAGGTCTCACTGGATGCGCAATTGTGCCATCTTCCATATTGTATGGCACGTGTAGACAGATAATGATTGGATTGCCGTCGATGATAGATTATTTgcgttttttctttattttctctctcgtGACAACTAGAGTGCACAATTGttctctttgtttgttgtttgtcaaATCAGACATGTTTGTCATACTCAAAtgtcttgggtctgacatggttACGAGACCCACGcatcttgggtctggcatggaTGGCAGACTCAAGCGCTGGACTTAGCAAGCATGCCAGACCCATGCGCCTGGGTCTGCTAGACACGCGTGCCTGGGTTTGCCAACCCGTGTCTgggtcaaaaaatttaaaacttttcaaaagaatagttagactacaaaaacaaaaagtgcCTCATTCAAACaggatttttcattcatatgcaATAGAATTTAACTGCAAACTCtttccaacttattttataaattttttatatttgaagaggaaagaatggaaaaaaaaaatgttgagttttaagtgatttatttcaagtcttaaaaaataaacttttttttcttatatgcattgtggatgaaaatattaattttgcgCCTAggatttgcataattttttaaattgatacattatgttgtaggaaaagaaaatattgtacaTGTAAAAAGATTTATTGTCCTTTTGACTATCataatttatgcaattttgtAAATGATTTCTTCACCAAAattagagattaataaaaaaaaaattgagtaaacTTTAAGAATACGTGTGGTTAATgttccaaaataaaagaaataaatatagaaaagataaaaatatatttggttaaaaagacataaaaatacaaaataaatatgtttttagaacAATTATAAGTGaatttctatatttaaaaaaaatatgcatggaTCTAGCATGGTTGGCAGGCCGAGACGCTTGAGTCATGTCAGACCTAGGCGCTTAGGTCTGGCATGGTTGTCATACCTAAGCGCGTGGGTCTGacttttttcttaacaatacaTCAGAAGTCCACAATGAATTATTAGTTAAATATCCTGAGAACATTCTACATATTTATATGAGTATTTTGATCCTCAACAAAACCATTATCTTTGTCTGACTCATGAAAATTATGCAAATCTTAAGTGCCAGACCCAAGGTACTTGTGTCTGGCAACCATTCCAAGCTCAAGCGTCTTGGGTCAGGCAACCACACCAGGTCCAATAATCTTTAGTATAGCAACCATGCTAGCAAAAACATCTTGGATCTGACAATCATATCAAGTCCAAGCTACTTGAATCTAGCATTCAAAAATTAGTGCACGAGTATGGCATTGATGTCAGGCTCAGACACTtggatcaaaaataaaatttaaaaatattcaaaaattacaattcaaaaacaaacttaaatctatattttaaaattttaagaatcaattaaCTGATTTtactaaacaaaaagaaaattgtaattAATACTCTCAAGCTCACTTAATCACTTAATATAATTGTTGAACACAAAACACTTAAGTCTAGCAaagagttaaataaaaatttaaaaattaatctatttaattaagtttaataacaatattaaaatattttaaaaaaaaaaatagcaaaaggaGTGAGCGACCCCATCCGCTGGTGTTCattctcttaatattttttttaaaaaaataatattaacccACTGTGATTATACTAGTCATTTAACTGACCAAATGCCTTTTTTCCTAACCCCCCACGGGTAGAACTACAAAAATTGGAACGATCAAAATTAAACTGCGTCATTTACCAGAAAAAGCACATCTAGGGACATTCATAAACAGCAATTCTAATAAATTTCCAAACAGTAAATCACAAGTGAACAGAGTTTTCGATTGCATAAAACTAAACACAGAAAATGCACTACAAAGAACAGCATGCAACTGTCCTATTAATATGCAAATCTGAAGGCCGGAGCATGAAGTGGTGCAGACAAAATTCTGGTGGATATGTATGACTTCATTTATCCCATTCTAAATCAGGCATTTGTGGATCCACTTTTGACAGCTTTGATGCTAAGGTTCCAGGCAGTGGAGTAGTCAACCGATCCCAACCCATGATGTGGGGCAATGCAAACTGCACAAGAAACAACCAAGGAAGATCacacaagaaaacaaagcaaGGACATAAGTTTACATGCTCTAGTCATTCTGCATTACAGTGAAAGATCAGACAATAGTCAATGTTCATATACAGAAGACGTTTGTATATGGATGCATGACAAACCCttcaatttaaacaattaaCAAGCAATTATGAGATCAGATATTGTCTACCTGAGattttaggtttaaaaaaaGCAACAGAAAGAATCAACAAGAAACATGATTGCAACAGACAGCATATTCAGTTAGGTTAGTGGAGAAAAAAGAGGGGAGGGGGGGCACCTTGTTTTGAGGATTAATTCGTATTGCCCTAAATTGTCTGTCATCACATTTCTCGCAGCTTAATACTCTCAGCATTTTTCAATATCCATCAGAATGCAGAGTACACATTATTTCCTCAAGGGCAACGCTCACAGCTCGCTAACTTAAAACTACAGAtatcattctttttctttagttGCCCCCAAAAATTATCTTACAATCTCTAGATGCCACTTCTGAAGGTAAGCTGCCGCCCCATCTCATATTTATTATATGCAAGTTATATGCAAGTTTCTGTAGCAGCATAATCCTGCGCTAATGGTACTAATGGTTTCTTTCTCATCAATGAACATACAGACTTAGGACCAGGAAGCCATTTGGACACGTGTCTTTTGTAACTGATTTGCCAAATATTCAACACTCGGTAATATGTGGGCaccaaatcaaaagaatgatccAGAGATGCATCTATTAACTCTGGTAAGGGATTTTTTATCTTCGTTTAATGGGCATGTACCCACACTTGCAGCAATATTAGAAAAGGTGAGCTTCTTCTACTTGTGATTTTGACTGTATCCAGCAACTAACAagaaaagcaggaaaaaaaaatgcacccCAGtgattatgaagaagaaaaaggaaaaaggaaaattcatcGTAAATTGTCCTCAGTCATCTATAAAACCAGGCTGCAGTTAACAGTGAcaagaaaactttttttttccagctctTCCCACGgtgacaaataaaaatgatgctTGTTACATAACTAGTATCACCAAAACATGCAAAGAAATTTGTCTAGCCCCAGATGTCTGTGCCCTCTATTTTGGAAAAGAAGAAAGCGATTATGCTATTAGTACATATCTTCATAAAAACACAACCAACTGGCTCTTTCTTTGCATTCCAAAATTTCCCTATCAAACTACCAGTCAGATAGcaaattttctaatttcttcagattttttataatctaatattttatagttATGAATTCATACCAATTGTCAAAGATAGCCATTTTCTAGTATATTTTCCTCTtctgccttttgttttcctaaaACGAAATCCAGCTAAATGGTAGAagcagaaattaaagaaaagagtcAATTGTCATACACTGCAAGCTGTCTTCAGAACTGTAAATTCAGCAGTCGTGACAGGAACAGTAAATCGTTCGGTAGTTTTCAGGATGTTGTTGACAACACCTGCAAACAGTAATTGCATATGATATGATGTCAGGTAGGAATTCTACCCAAATAAACTTTAACTTAAAGCAACAAATTAAGAAGCCACACAAGACAACAAGGAACTATCAACATCAAGTTATCATGATGCACATGCAAAAGAAGAGGCTAGTGTAGGCGAAAATTTTCAACTCCAGAACTCTAAAACCAAAACTAATGCAGCAGAAGTGGCATGGGCTATTCTGAAAAAATAGGTAGGTTAGAAACTCTTCTCGTCATTTGGTATCAAAGCAAGTTCTAGTCCACCTTTTCCCATTACTCATTTATTCCCTAGATTTCTCTCCATTCAAGATCCTAGAATTCATATCTAGGCTCGCTATGCAGATCAAACCTATTCTAGACAGCTTCAGTCACAAGATTCGATCAATTTGTTGTGTTGTTGTGACCGGTGCAAATTTAATCACTTTTGCTATATTTTTGTTCAAGATTTTGAGTTTAAAATGGCACGAAGACAAAGGGGTGGAGCAAGGTGGAATCAAATGGATGtttgaaaaggagttgaaaccAACCTTCTAGTAAGGAGAATGGTGGACAACAAAAAGATGATGATAGAGTTGACAAGATTGTTGAATTATGAAGACAAGTTAAGCTACTTACAATACAACAAATGTTCCCTCCTAGCAAGGTTGATCGTAAACTTGAGGATTCTCATTTTCAGTTTGAGAATCCTTCTAATGCAATGCAGTTTGACAAACCTAATATTAATAGATCTAAGCCACAACTTGAACAAAGCTTCAAGGTTGAACTTCTAGATTTTCAAGTAAGTTTGAACCCGGATGACTTTGTAGATTGATTGAACACTGTGAAAAGAGTTTTTTACTACTGTGATGTagttgataaaagaaaagttaaacttATAGTTATCTGCCTCCATGAAAGTGCTTCAGCTTTGTAGGAACTTTTGCAAGTCTCTCGTCAAGGAGTGGTAAAGGTAAGAGTAATAACTgggagaagatgaagaaaaagttGTGTGagcaatttttctcttttaactaCAGTCAAATCCTCTGCAAAAGCTTGCTAAACATCAAGCAAGTAGGAAGCACGGAAGAGTACACCAATTTATTCTATCAACTCATTTCTAGAGTtgatttgaatgaaaataaacaacaaaagacTATAAAAATAAGCAACCATTTGTTGATAGAACAACTTGAAGATAATCAACtcatttctataaaaatatgcCTTTGAAACATTCTACAAGCTTTGCAAGACAAGAACATCTTGAATTGAGGGTTTAATCAACTCAAATAATAAGCAaccatttgttgtttattttcattcaaatcaACTCTAGAGATGAGTTGATAGAATGAATTGGTATACTCTTTCATGCTCCTCATTTGTTTAAGGTTGTGTAAGGATTTGTTGAGGGTTTATGTTCCTACCCAGCTAAAGCACTTTCCTTGAGGCAAGTAATCACAAATCTATTAACATCAAGCCTGCCAAGCTACATTGCACCAAAATGATTCTCAAACTAGGAATGAGAATCctaaaattcataatcaacctCACTAAGAGAGACCATTCATTGTATAAGCCCTACTAAGGAGCTCAACTTTCCTTTGTAATTCAGCAATCTTGTCAATTCTACCATCATTTTATTGTTGTCCACCATTCCTCCCTACTTAAAAGGTTGGCTTCAATTCCTTCCTAAACATCCATTTGACACCCCTTGCTCCACCCCTCcatcctctctctttttgtgCTATTTTAAGCTCAAAATCTTGAACAAAAATCCGGCACAGGTGATTAAATCTACTGATCAAATCTCATGACCGAAGTTGTCTAGAACAAGTTGAATTTGTATGGGAAGCCTAGATGTGAATTCTGAATGGAGAGAAATCTAGGGATCAAATGATTAATGGGAAAAAGAGGACCAAAatttgctctgataccaaatgatgtaATCCTAGTTTGGAACAAAGGAAAGTTGGAAGTAGAAATGCTAGAATTGATAGGAAGTGAGAAGAAATACAGAAACTTTAGAGAGAAACTCTTTTCTTACAATTGAGATTACCAAATAATATTCAGGATTGACCAAGAATACAATCTAAGAcctaatttattatgttttctacAGCTGTAAACAACCAACAACAatagtaaggaaaaaaaactacagcCATAACTTAACattaaaagagataaaagtGAAGAGTTACGGCTCAAAATCCAGCCGTAAACCCAATCACATTCAACCCACAAATCCTGCAAGAAATCATCAATTTTGTCCACATTTCAGATGCACACCATTCTAGATCTTGCTGGAAATCAGCAAGGAAATCGACAATTTAGTCTACATTTCTAGTTGCACATCAGCTTTAAAGGCTATTATAAAAAACTAGGTAGGTtagtcaaataaataaataaataaaaaatggtttgaaACTAGATGGGATGAATACGAAAGAACTATTGATTAATAGAGAGGATAAATAGCATCATTAGACTCTTCCTATGAATCACCTACTAGGTTACTTCCACATGAAGTACTTTAAAGCTAAGTgattaaagcaaataaaatcaaGGTGTTACCTaccttgattaactatttctcATCAAAGTTACATCAATCAATCAACCAGTTGGCTATTTCTTCTATGCATTTCAAAATGAAGAATACAATGTAATGATGTTCTtagttgaaacaaattatgcaTAGGACTAAATAAACATAGGTTAGCTTCAACATGATTGTTAGTAATGGCAATGATGTTCCATTTGAGAACATGGTAACAATATCTAAAATGTAATAGAAAGTGGAAAAAAGTAGTCAATAAAGAGAATTTCAAAGAGAATAGGTTTCATACATCCTTTTATTTAAATCCATTTTAGGCTtaattaaattacaataaaaaatgatggcaTTAATGATTCTAAGATAAGGGAAAATAGGAATCACTTCTGTGGAACTGTAGTAGATACTTTGAATGGTAGACTAACAAGGTTAGCTCACAAGTCAGCTGGCAACAGCTAAGGAAAGGGGAAATCTCTAAAGCATATAGGATTTCCTTGATATAACAGTACTCGTTCAACtatgaataaaaattttatgtaGTTCTTAAACTTGCACAAAACATTTTATGTTGGtccattaaaaaatctatttttggatttaaaatatttaagaaaatcccaaaaaatctaaaatgaacACAAGACAAAAGGAgattaaaatttcaaaccaAACAAGATCATGAGCAGGATCAAAAGCTTACTTAATGAAACGAAATAGCCACTACCATCTGCGTGTGGCTTAATTGATAAGTTCTTTCTCACTTGGCCAGCATTGCTGTGGAAAAAATTAGCTGCTTAGAAATGGATGGTATCACAACAGAAACAATAGCATAACTGTCTCGAGAAACAGAGCATGATCTTGAACTAGTTGTACAGATTACCCACACACACATGTGAATATGGTGATGCAGAAAATTAACCTTGACAACATTGAGGGATCATGGAAGAATTCACAAGAATCTTTGGGACCCGTGCTTATCAAAGATCCCACTTCTGTTGCTGATAGAGCAAACTTCTACAAAATATCAACAGAACTTGTCATTAAGCTTCATAGAGCTTGCAGAGATGCAAATGAGGGTGGGGGGATTTCTAGGTCATCTCCTGATGAGTCAATGGCTAAAACTAGATTCTTTACTATGCTCAAATCTGGTATgagtgatttgtttttaatagagtttgaagaaagaaagataaatggGGAGGTCAAGTCCGTCCTGTGGTGAAAAAATCACATGGCATGGGAATCATTTATGAGTAAGATAGTAGTGatggaaaaatcaagaaaatttacCTGTCTCTTTTCATAGTCATACTTACGCTCACCTATAGCAGGCAAGAAAGTTAACATCATAGAACCACGTCGGTCAACTCTAAGATTCCCAGACTgttaagaaagaagaaagatgagGAGCAACCCTACTTGAGTTAGACAGAAGTATATGAGCAACATAAGGTTATACTTACACCAAACTTAGAGAAAGTTGGAAGAACAGGTTCAACAGAGAGCGCAGCTTTACCCTTGAAAACAGAATAAGGAGCAAATACACGATCTGCAAACTTTCCAGTTTTAGTTGCATAACAAGACATAGTATCCAAACTTGCAAGACACCTAGGAAACCATTTGTATGGATGCCTCGGTACCTTGAATAGAACTCTTCCCACCAGTAGAAATGCTAGCCTGGAAAGTTAAAGCATGCAATGCTGAACCATCTCTAACATCAGTAGGTTTCCCAACTGCATTCCTGTTTAGACAATAAAAATCACCATGACGTGcagaaaccaatacaaccaatAATGCAATGAACTCAAAGAGTTTGAAACAACTCCAAAACACCATCAGATTCATGTATTACTTCAGACAACATGTTCTGTTTAAAGGATATTTagctaaaatcaaattgaataaaatatatataataaagaaacaaaaacctaaaCATTTCAAAAGTTAGAAACAACTTCTATATATGGAGCAGCATTATAAGAAATTAGCTACCAGCAAGAGAAtggtaaaagaaaattaacataaaaagatTGGAAACCATGATATACATTGTACTTTCAGCAGGTAAGGTATCGAAATGTTTATAAATCCTCTTTATCCAGAAATTAACACTAGGATTCCAAAGATGGAGTAAAGAAACTCCAAAAACACAGGGAGAGATGAGGAGGGGAACCTTCTAAAAGCACCATTTAAGTTGACATTCAGATGCAGAAGTTTCAAGGCTTCCAATAAAGTAAAGATTCATAAGCCAACTTTTTAGTAGCACATCCCTTTATCAGTTAAAAAGGAGGAAGAGCAGGACGGGAATTTTTGATagggaagagagaagaagaaagcaacTTCCTAACCAAATTCAGATGGAATAGCATTCCTCTTACGGCCATATATCCAAAGCTATTGAAAATGaacgggaaaaaaaagaaaagaattatgaCCACAATTACCTCAATGTTCTAGGATTAGTGAAAGAATAGTTTTCAATCAAAGGGACTATAACAGGTGTATacttaaaattacaaaaattctcTCCTGCTGGTTATTTGTGTGCATTGTACTATACTCATGCATATAAGTACAACAAATGTCAATCAAGTTAAATCCCACTCCAAAGTGGCACTCTCATGGACTGAAGCCAAGCTGAAAAATCTTCGAGTGTTTCCATAAGTTTTTCCCCTTTCAAAATCACTGccaaattatttattaacatcGAGAGTTATGTTAACACAAAGGAAATAGAAAGTCGTAATAACGTTTTCAAGGTCTAAGAATTATGCCTTCTAATAATGCTGGGGTTCAACGGCAAAAAATTTAACCTTGTTCCCCACACACTACTACTGCTAAGATAATAATATAGTTCATACAATGTAGAATTTCTTGTTCAAGGTGTAATAATAATGGAAAAACGAGGATAAAGATTCCCTCCTATAGAACTGCTACTAAAGAGATCGTGCAGGCAAGCAGCGCTTTTTGGTAGATGGGAGaacccaatttatttttattctattttttttttatttttttttgaaaaaagtaatGAAGAAATGAAGAGCATGATTTATGACAAGCCAAACCCAAAGTCCACCTCAAAGAAAGATTGAGAACTAACTAGGCATTCCATTTAAACACAACCATAAAAAGCATTGAGTAAAAGTTAGTCCAATCTTCCAcatttcaatctaaaaacaataatttttttttaatttgcgtGAAAAAGCAGGGAGGAGAGCATTTTATGAGGGATGGAGAGGAAGATGAGAATGGAGCTAGCTAACTagggttttattattttcagttataataataataaaaataagaagaagaagaagaagaatacctGTTGAAGTTCAGAAATCTCGATAGTTTCATCATCTTTGATGCAGAGAGTGAGAAAGGGGAGGGTTTCGAAGAGTGTGGATGAGTTAGGGTTCTAGAGTGAGGTTGGGCAAAACGAAGAGAGTGGAAGCGGTAGCAAATGGGCCGCGCGGGTCTGttttcaaaaacttatttttttttatttgtgatcaTTGGAataagtattaataaaaataggttaattaattatataaactcTTTATGTGAGTTacgtttttttttacctcaattcctttaaaattatactttatatcttatattttataagttaataacattttataatctcaattactcgcgcaaagaaaaaaaattaataaaaataaataaatcatttacctaattatattatattataattaattactaaaaagtttttatattaaatattataattttaccatcaaaataaaaaaataataaaaacctggacactatctcttttttttttctccttcctttCTAGGCAAACCAGACTACTTGAtgtcaattaaaaaactcaaacctAGAAATTCATTAATCTCATATCCATGTACAATCTCACATTCTCCATCCTTATGAATAAATAGAGCACAAAGATTAAGCTAAAAGCCAAAATAGCTTCAACt
It encodes the following:
- the LOC7483546 gene encoding single-stranded DNA-binding protein WHY2, mitochondrial isoform X2, which encodes MMKLSRFLNFNRNAVGKPTDVRDGSALHALTFQASISTGGKSSIQDRVFAPYSVFKGKAALSVEPVLPTFSKFGSGNLRVDRRGSMMLTFLPAIGERKYDYEKRQKFALSATEVGSLISTGPKDSCEFFHDPSMLSSNAGQVRKNLSIKPHADGSGYFVSLICIAPHHGLGSVDYSTAWNLSIKAVKSGSTNA
- the LOC7483546 gene encoding single-stranded DNA-binding protein WHY2, mitochondrial isoform X1, with the protein product MMKLSRFLNFNRNAVGKPTDVRDGSALHALTFQASISTGGKSSIQDRVFAPYSVFKGKAALSVEPVLPTFSKFGSGNLRVDRRGSMMLTFLPAIGERKYDYEKRQKFALSATEVGSLISTGPKDSCEFFHDPSMLSSNAGQVRKNLSIKPHADGSGYFVSLSVVNNILKTTERFTVPVTTAEFTVLKTACSFALPHIMGWDRLTTPLPGTLASKLSKVDPQMPDLEWDK